In Candidatus Aminicenantes bacterium, the sequence GTACCGAAGGCGTTGGAGGCGTAGCCCACGGCGACGATCCGGGTGCGCTTGTTCAGTACCCGCTCGAGGGCGTCCAGATTCAAGGTGCAATCTTCGGCGTTGATTTCCAGCCAACGGACCTTCGCCCCCTTTTCCTGGAGGAAGAGCCAGGGGGCGATGTTGGCGTCGTGATCCAGGCGCGAGACGACGATTTCGTCGCCGGATTTCAAGGTCCGGCCCAGGGCGCGGGAAAGCTGCAGCGTCAACGTGGTCATGTTGGCGCCGAAGACGATCTCCTGCCCCGAGCCGGCGTTGATGAAATCGGCCATGGCGGCGCGGCTCTGGGCGATGACAGCATCGCTGCGCCGCGAGGTGGGGAAATTCCCGTGCTCGTTGGCGTTGGCCTGGCAATAATACGAAACAACGGCGTCGATGACCGTTTGCGGTACCTGGGTGCCGCCCGGGGCGTCGAAATAGACATCGCCGCTGGCCAGGGCCGGGAATTGGCTGCGTATCTGCTGGACGGGATATTCCATGTTTTCACCTCGGCTTGGCGCTTTGGGCATCGCTCAGCAACGCATCAATGTGAAATTTTTCAGGGCAAGCGTGGCGATCGACCGGCCGATGCTGATCGACGCCGTGGCCGCCGGCGAAGGCGCGTTCAGGACATGGACCATGCGCTCCGCCTCCAGGATGCGAAAATCGTCCACCAGAAGGCCGTTGGGCTCCAGGGCCTGAGCCCGCACCCCGGCCCCGCCCGGCCGCAGGTCGTTGGCCTGGATTTCGGGGATCAGCCGCTGCAGGGCCTTGACAAAAGCCCGCTTGGAGAACGAACGGGCGAATTCGCCCAACCCCATTTTCCAGAACTTGGCGGCCATGGCCCAGAACCCCGGATAAAGAGCGAATTGGGCGGTGTCGCGAAGCGAAAAGCTCCATTTTTTGTAACCTAGGCGCTTGAAGGCCAGCACGGCGTTGGGCCCGGCCTCCACCGTGCCGTCAATCATGCGGGTGAAATGGACCCCCAGAAAGGGAAAGCGCGGGTCGGGGACCGGGTATAGCAAATGGCGTACAAGCGGGGCGCGCTCGGGGAGCAGCTCATAGTACTCGCCGCGGAAAGGGATGATCTGCAAACCGGGGCGGACGCCGCACATGCGGGCCACGCGGTCGGAATGGAGGCCGGCGCAATTGATCAGGTTGCGCACGCGCGCCTCGTTGCCGTTGCCAAGCAGCACCAGTTCTTGGCCGGCCTTTTTCACCCGCTCCACCCGTGAATGCAAGCGGATCTCGCCGCCGCCGGCGCCGACGATCCCGGCGTATTTCCGGCACACCTGGCCGTAGTCGACGATGCCGGTTTCGGCCACGTGCAAGGCCGCGATCCCGGCCGCGTGCGGTTCCCATTCCTTCAGTTCGGTCGCGCCCAGCCGGCGCAGCCCCTTGAGGCCGTTGGCGATCCCTTTTCTTTCCAGCTCGTCGAGGGCCGGGAGCTCGGCGGCGTGGGTGGCGACGACCAGCTTGCCGCAGGCCTGGTGGGCGATGCCGTGCTCGCGGCAGAAGCGGTAAAGGGCCTCGCGCCCGG encodes:
- the lhgO gene encoding L-2-hydroxyglutarate oxidase, with the protein product MGDHLYDVGIIGGGIVGLATAMALVESGVRSLVLLEAEERLAAHQTGNNSGVIHSGLYYKPGSLKAVNCVTGREALYRFCREHGIAHQACGKLVVATHAAELPALDELERKGIANGLKGLRRLGATELKEWEPHAAGIAALHVAETGIVDYGQVCRKYAGIVGAGGGEIRLHSRVERVKKAGQELVLLGNGNEARVRNLINCAGLHSDRVARMCGVRPGLQIIPFRGEYYELLPERAPLVRHLLYPVPDPRFPFLGVHFTRMIDGTVEAGPNAVLAFKRLGYKKWSFSLRDTAQFALYPGFWAMAAKFWKMGLGEFARSFSKRAFVKALQRLIPEIQANDLRPGGAGVRAQALEPNGLLVDDFRILEAERMVHVLNAPSPAATASISIGRSIATLALKNFTLMRC